A window of Cellulomonas wangleii genomic DNA:
TGGCCGGGCACGGGCGCGCGGGACGCACCTGGACGTCCCCCGCGAGGGCCGCGCTGACCTGCACCTTCGTCGCCCGCCCTCGCTCGGGCCCCGCGACCTACGCGTGGCTGCCGCTGCTGGCCGGGCTCGGTGCGGTCCGGGCGCTGCGGGCGACGGCCGGCGTGCGGGCGGTTCTCAAGTGGCCCAACGACGTGCTGGTCGAGCTCGGTGAGCAGGTCGAGCCCCTCGACGGCTGGGGCACCGCCCGCAAGGTCGCCGGGGTGCTGGCCCAGGCGGTGCCGCAGGTGCCGGGCGTCGCGGTCGGGATCGGGCTCAACGTCGACCAGCGCCGCGACGAGCTGCCGGTGCCGTGGGCGACGTCCCTCGTCCTGGCCGGTGCCGGGTCCGTGGACCGGGCGAGCCTGCTGGTCGCGCTGGTCGAGGCGCTGGACCAGGTCGCGCACCGGTGGGTCGAGCACGACGGCGACGCCGTCGCCGCGGGCCTCGTGGACGAGGTCGCCTCGGTGTGCTCCACCCTGGGACGGCCCGTGCGGGTGGAGCTGCCCGGCGGCGCCGCGCTCACCGGCACCGCCACCGGCCTGGCCGACGACGGCGCGCTGCTGGTCCGCGACGCGCAGGGCGTCGAGCAGCGGGTGCTCGCCGGGGACGTCGCGCACGTGCGGGTGACGGGGGACACAGGGTCGTGAACTAGGCTGCGACCCGTGCCGGGAGGTGTGCGGGACAGCGGGCGACCCGGGGCCGGTGCGCCCGGTGAGGAGCCGCGTCCTGCCCCGCCCACCGGGACCACCGACGCCCTCGACGAGCTGCTCCTGGGCGGTCCTCGCACGCTGAGCGCGCGCGACCTGGCACGTCGCACCGGGGTCGAGCTCGAGACGGTGCGGATCTTCTGGCGCACCCTCGGGCTGCCGAGCAGCGGCGACGACGAGGTCATGTTCACCGAGCGCGACGCGCAGGCGCTGGCCCGCGCACGGGCGCTCATCGAGGAGCACGGGCTCGAGCCGGCCACGGTGGTGACGGTGATCCGCTCGTTGGGGCACACCTCCGACCGGCTCGCGCTGTGGCAGGTCGAGGCGCTCGTCGAGGACATGGAGTCGCGCTTCGGCCTGGACGACACGTCCGCGCGCCTGCTGGTGCTCGACCGGCTGCGGGACCTCGCCCCGCTGCTCGAGCAGCAGCTGCTGCACTCCTACCGCCGCCAGCTCGCCGCCGTGGCCGACCGCTACGCGGCCGAGTTCGGCCACCTGCGGGACGTCGCGATCGACGGCAACCTGCTGCCGCTGGCCCGCGCGGTCGGGTTCGCGGACATGGTCTCGTTCACCCGCCGCACCGCCGGCCTGGGCTCCACGGACCTGTCGCACTTCGTCCAGCGCTTCGAGACCGCCGCGCGCGACGTGGTCGTCGGTGCCGGCGGGCGGGTCGTCAAGACGATCGGGGACGCGGTGCTCTTCATCGCCGACACCCCCGGGGTGGGGGCGGCGGTCGCCCTGGGCCTCGCCGACGCCTTCGGGACGTCGCTGGACGTCGAGGCCGCACGCGGCGCCGGTGGGCTGGCGGAGGGTGCGCGGGGGGTCACCCCGGTGCGCGTCGGGCTGGTCTGGGGCCGTGTGCTGTCCCGGTTCGGTGACGTCTTCGGCCCCAGCGTGAACCTCGCGGCCCGCCTCACGGACGTCGCAGACCCCAGCTCGGTGCTGGTCGACGCGGTCACGGCGCAGGTGCTCGGCGGCGACCCGCGGTTCCGTCTCACCGAGCAGCCCGCCCGGGAGCTGCCGGGGGTGGGCGAGGTCGTGCCGTACCGGCTGGAGTCCGCCGGGCGCTGACCGCGCGCTCAGCCGATGTCGGGCCCCTCGGGGGTGAGGAGGTCGGGGCCGTCGTTGGCCACCGCGTTGACGCGGGTGGACACGGGGGTCGCCCGCAGCGGGGGCGGGTCGACGGTCAGCAGCGCGCGCGCGTCGTCGGCCCCGACCGCGGGGTCGAGCCAGGCGGACCACGCGTCGGGCGGCAGGATCAGCGGCTGCCGGTCGTGGATCGCGGCCAGGGCCGGCGTGGCCGGGCGGGTCACCACGGTCACGGACACGAGCCAGCGCGCCGGGTCGTCGTCCGCCCGGGCGGGGTCCCGCCAGAACTCGTACAGCCCGGCCAGCGCGGCGACGTCACCGTCGGCCGGGTGGATCCAGAACGGCTGCTTGGGCGCGCGGCGGCGCGGTGCCCCGGCCGGCGGCTGCGGGCCGGCCTGCCACTCGTAGTAGCCGTCCGCCGGCAGCAGCGCCCGCCGGGCGGCGAACGGCCTGGCGAAGGCGGGCTTGTCCGCCAGCGTCTCGAC
This region includes:
- a CDS encoding biotin--[acetyl-CoA-carboxylase] ligase, which translates into the protein MTERPPLQVAALRELLLAPAGPLARLDVVPETGSTNDDVVAGLRDDPDAWPHASLLVTEHQVAGHGRAGRTWTSPARAALTCTFVARPRSGPATYAWLPLLAGLGAVRALRATAGVRAVLKWPNDVLVELGEQVEPLDGWGTARKVAGVLAQAVPQVPGVAVGIGLNVDQRRDELPVPWATSLVLAGAGSVDRASLLVALVEALDQVAHRWVEHDGDAVAAGLVDEVASVCSTLGRPVRVELPGGAALTGTATGLADDGALLVRDAQGVEQRVLAGDVAHVRVTGDTGS
- a CDS encoding adenylate/guanylate cyclase domain-containing protein, producing the protein MPGGVRDSGRPGAGAPGEEPRPAPPTGTTDALDELLLGGPRTLSARDLARRTGVELETVRIFWRTLGLPSSGDDEVMFTERDAQALARARALIEEHGLEPATVVTVIRSLGHTSDRLALWQVEALVEDMESRFGLDDTSARLLVLDRLRDLAPLLEQQLLHSYRRQLAAVADRYAAEFGHLRDVAIDGNLLPLARAVGFADMVSFTRRTAGLGSTDLSHFVQRFETAARDVVVGAGGRVVKTIGDAVLFIADTPGVGAAVALGLADAFGTSLDVEAARGAGGLAEGARGVTPVRVGLVWGRVLSRFGDVFGPSVNLAARLTDVADPSSVLVDAVTAQVLGGDPRFRLTEQPARELPGVGEVVPYRLESAGR
- a CDS encoding SOS response-associated peptidase, with translation MCGRYASFREDQAIADEFAVATVADDARLLPPSWNVAPTDGVRMVVERADRATGEITRQLRVARWGLVPSWAKDPSVGNRMINARVETLADKPAFARPFAARRALLPADGYYEWQAGPQPPAGAPRRRAPKQPFWIHPADGDVAALAGLYEFWRDPARADDDPARWLVSVTVVTRPATPALAAIHDRQPLILPPDAWSAWLDPAVGADDARALLTVDPPPLRATPVSTRVNAVANDGPDLLTPEGPDIG